The following are encoded in a window of Lates calcarifer isolate ASB-BC8 linkage group LG20, TLL_Latcal_v3, whole genome shotgun sequence genomic DNA:
- the emc6 gene encoding ER membrane protein complex subunit 6 yields MAGVVAKREGPQFISEVAVRGNAAVLDYCRTSVSALSGATAGILGLTGLYGFIFYFLSSFLLSLLLILKAGRRWNKCFKSRRLLFTGGLVGGLFTYVLFWTFLYGMVHVY; encoded by the coding sequence ATGGCAGGAGTTGTAGCCAAGCGTGAGGGACCACAGTTCATCAGTGAAGTGGCTGTGAGGGGCAACGCTGCCGTGCTGGACTACTGCCGCACCTCTGTATCCGCTCTGTCCGGGGCAACAGCTGGTATCCTCGGGCTGACAGGACTGTATggcttcattttttatttcctctcctcatttctcctctctctgctgctcattcTCAAGGCTGGACGGCGGTGGAACAAATGCTTTAAATCGCGGCGGCTGCTCTTCACCGGAGGCCTTGTTGGAGGCCTTTTTACCTACGTCCTGTTTTGGACTTTCCTCTACGGAATGGTGCATGTGTACTAA
- the p2rx5 gene encoding P2X purinoceptor 5, translating into MAGWGVFFLSLLNYKTEKYVIAENRRIGILFRLYQLAVLGYIIGWVFVVKKGYQEREEAIQTSVITKLKGVTLTNSSETGLHLWSAEDYVIPPNGEQVFFIVTNYIETPNQRLGFCAESFKVPNGRCLSNDDCVEGETVIAGHGIKTGLCLNSTGTCEIYAWCPIEYSKRPAEPLLSEAENFTIYIKNFIRFPKFEFSKSNVLETSDEGYLKRCTYDSENHPYCPIFRLGDLVSWTNHDFQDMAVKGGSVGILIEWNCDLDKDSSQCNPQYSFTRLDMNLNNSVTSGYNFRYARYYKDQNGETYRTLYKVYGIRFDIIVNGQAGKFNIVPTIIAIGSGVALLGIGAFACDMILLYMMNTSSFYRERKFEIISFKRDRTKHKDGKAGHRERRSRKPAAEKGASNSIKKPEETDLTEEVSPIEESQPSVEKRGPTIPRNTGQRYSAILSTQGAEPRHHITFSSHS; encoded by the exons ATGGCAGGCTGGGGGgtcttcttcctttctctcctcaacTACAAGACAGAGAAATATGTTATCGCCGAAAACAGGAGAATCGGAATATTGTTTAGACTCTATCAGCTGGCCGTGCTGGGATACATAATAGG GTGGGTATTTGTAGTGAAGAAAGGGTaccaggagagagaagaggccaTCCAGACCTCAGTCATCACCAAGCTTAAAGGTGTTACCCTGACCAACAGCTCTGAGACAGGGCTTCACCTCTGGAGTGCTGAAGATTATGTCATACCCCCAAAT ggCGAGCAGGTGTTCTTCATAGTAACAAATTACATAGAGACCCCCAATCAGAGACTGGGGTTTTGTGCTGAG AGTTTCAAGGTGCCAAATGGACGATGTCTAAGTAATGATGACTGTGTCGAAGGAGAGACTGTAATAGCTGGTCATG GAATCAAGACCGGCTTGTGTTTAAACAGCACTGGGACCTGTGAGATTTACGCCTGGTGTCCTATTGAATACAGCAAGCGACCCGC AGAGCCCTTACTGAGTGAAGCGGAAAACTTCACCATCTACATCAAGAATTTCATCAGGTTTCCAAAGTTTGAATTCTCCAA GTCTAACGTCCTTGAAACCTCAGATGAGGGCTACCTGAAAAGATGCACCTACGACAGCGAGAACCATCCTTACTGCCCTATTTTCCGCCTCGGAGATCTGGTCAGCTGGACTAATCATGACTTCCAAGACATGGCCGTTAAG GGTGGGTCTGTTGGTATTCTTATTGAGTGGAACTGTGACCTGGATAAGGACTCTTCACAGTGTAATCCACAGTATAGCTTCACCCGTTTAGACATGAACTTGAACAATTCAGTCACATCAGGATACAACTTCAG ATATGCCAGGTATTACAAGGATCAAAACGGTGAAACCTATCGCACTTTGTATAAAGTGTATGGAATTCGCTTCGATATCATAGTCAATGGCCAG GCTGGAAAATTCAATATTGTTCCCACAATAATTGCCATTGGTTCGGGTGTTGCTCTGCTGGGTATA GGGGCATTTGCATGTGATATGATACTGCTGTACATGATGAACACGAGCTCCTtctacagagagaggaagtttGAAATCATCAGCTTCAA GAGAGACCGGACCAAGCACAAGGACGGAAAGGCAGGACACCGGGAGAGGAGATCCAGGAAACCAGCTGCTGAGAAAGGAGCCAGCAACTCCATCAAAAAGCCAGAGGAAACTGATCTCACTGAGGAAGTTTCTCCCATTGAAGAGAGCCAGCCGTCTGTGGAGAAACGGGGTCCCACCATTCCACGCAACACAGGCCAACGGTACTCTGCCATTCTCTCTACTCAAGGTGCAGAGCCAAGACATCATATCACTTTCTCCTCACACAGTTAG